AAATTATTTCTAAAATAATATATAATAATAATAGAAACTAAAAATGTGGGAGGAATGAAGATGGCAAAGAGATATAGCATAGGAGTGGATTTTGGAACTCAGTCAGGTCGTGCTGTGCTGGTAGAAGTTGATACCGGTAGGGAAGTGATGACTTCAGTTACTCCATACAAACATGGAGTGATAGATGAACAACTTCCAGGTATGGGCATAAAACTTGAAAACGACTGGGCGCTGCAAAACCCCGATGATTACATAGAAGTATTGACTACTGCAGTGCCAAAAGTAGTAAAGCAATCAGGAGTGGATCCTGAAGACATTATAGGAATAGGTGTAGATTTTACATCATGTACAATGCTTCCTGTAGATAAAAAAGGTAACGCATTATGTCAATCGGATGAATATCGAAGCAATCCTCATGCTTGGGTGAAGTTGTGGAAACATCATGCAGCACAACCGGAGGCAAATCGGCTTAATAAAATAGCAGAGGAGAGAGGGGAAGAATTCTTAAAAAGATATGGGGGTAAAATATCGTCTGAATGGCTGATACCTAAAATAATGCAGATACTGGATGAGGCACCGGAAATATATGAAGCTGCAGATCGATTCATGGAAGCTGCGGACTGGATAGTAATGCAGATGACGGGAGTAGAGGCCAGAAACAGCTGTACAGCAGGCTATAAGGCACTATGGCATAAACAAAAAGGATATCCGGACAAAGACTTTTTTAAAGCGTTGGATCCCAGATTAGAAGATCTTGTAGACAAAAAGCTGAGCAGAGACATAAAACCTATAGGCAATAAAGCAGGGGGACTTACAGATAGGATGGCACGAAAAATGGGTTTAAACCCGGATACAGCAGTAGCAGTAGGCAATGTAGATGCTCATGTGGCAGTGCCGGCAGTAAATGTGACAGAACCGGGTAAACTTGTAATGATAATGGGAACCTCTACCTGCCATATGGTGTTAAGCCAACAAGAAAAGCTGGTAGATGGTATAGCCGGAGTAGTAGAAGATGGTATAATACCTGGATATTATGGTTACGAAGCGGGACAACCTGCAGTAGGAGATATATTTGAATGGTTTGTAAAAAACTGTGTGCCTTGTGAATACCAAGCTGAGGCAAAAGGGAAAGGCATGAACATACATCAATTGCTAGAAGAAAAAGCTTCCAAGCTAAAAGTTGGGGAAAGTGGCTTGTTAGCCCTTGATTGGTGGAACGGCAGCAGGTCAGTATTGGTAGATGCAGACCTGACAGGACTGATATTGGGTGCTACGTTGTTGACCAAGCCGGAAGAAATATACAGGGCACTCATAGAAGCTACGGCATACGGCACCAGAATGATAGTGGATACATTCAAACAATATGGAGTGGACATAAAAGAAGCCTATGCATGCGGAGGCCTGCCGGAAAAGAACAAGATGCTTATGCAGATATATGCGGATGTAATGAATATGGAGTTCAAGATGTCCGCATCCTCTCAGACACCTGCTTTGGGAGCGGCAATGTTCGGAGCAGTGGCGGCTGGCAAAGACAGGGGAGGATATGACACTATATTTGAAGCAGCTAAAAAGATGGCCAGGTTGAAAGATGAGACAATAAAGCCGATACCTGAAAATGTTAAGATGTATGATAAGCTCTATCAAGAGTACAAAAAGCTCCATGATTATTTTGGGCGAGGAGCAAACGATGTGATGAAAAGGCTTAAAGATATAAAAGCATATATTACAAATGAGGAGTGAATTATTATGTTAAAGGGTATACCGTCAATAATAAATCCGGAGTTATTGAAAATTCTTATGGAAATGGGACATGGAGATGAAATAGTGATAGGGGATGGGAATTTCCCTGCAGCAAGTACTGCCCAAAGGCTGGTAAGGTGTGACGGACATAATGTTCCAGAGATATTGGATGCCATTTTAAAATTATTTCCACTGGATACATATGTGGAAAAACCGGTTTCTCTTATGGCTGTTGCACCTGGAGATGATACGAAGCCTGAGATATGGGATCAATATCGTTCTATAATAAAAAAGCATGATAAGGACTTTAGTGACTTTGGGTTTATAGAAAGATTTGATTTCTATGAAAGAACAAAAAAAGCATATGCAGTAATAGCTACCGGCGAAAAAGCACTTTATGCTAATGTGATACTTAAAAAGGGAGTTGTTATTGAGTAACTTTGTAAATTAGGGATGGATAATAAAGGATGGTTCTATGTCTCATTATTTTGCGACGCAGAACCATCCTTTACTTTTGTTTCATTATTAGAAAAATCCTTCCATCAATTCATCTAAAGTTATATTTGCTAGATATTCATTGATGTTAAAACGTGAAAGTTGTTTTTTTATTGATTGTTTAGAGTGTTCTATTCCTATCAATGCTTGTTCTATCTGGGAAATATCATGTATGCCGAAGAAGTCGCCAAAAAGTTTCGCTTTTTTTATGATTCCTGCTTCCACATCCAGATGGAATTCAATAAATCCGCCTGGGAATTTTTTTTCATTTTTAAAGCTATAATTTGGGGATTCCCCGAAATTCCAATTCCAAGTAGAATACTTCTGCTGTACCAGTTTATTTATATTCTCTATATCTCTATTTTTAAACTCATAAATATTTTGCTGTCCATACATTTCCATTATATGATTCATTATGATGTCGATGAATTCCTCTATCGTCAAGGGTGCTTTTAAATGGCTGGATATATTTGTAATACGTGCAGGGACAGACTTTGAGCTTTTATCCTTGTATTTCAATGGGTTTATTTTAAGCGCTGCTGATATATCGGTAATATTGGATGAAAACAATAAAGTTCCGTGATGAAGCACTTTATTCTTTTTATAATACTGGGCGTTTCCTGATATTTTTTTACCGTCTATAGTAATATCATTTCGTCCGGAAAATTCAGCATCTATAGATAAGGTTTTGAGGGCTTCTATGATAGGTGCTGTAAATTCACTGAATTTTTTTAATTGCTTTGAAGTGCTGTTGATTATAAATGTGAAGTTCAAATTGCCAAGATCATGAAATACTGCCCCTCCTCCTGACATCCTTCTCACCACGGGGATATTGTTTTTTTCAGTATATTCTACATTTATTTCCGACAAGGTATTTTGATTTTTACCCACTATTATACAGGGCTTATTCCTGTAGAGCATAAAACATTCATCGCTGAACTCATTCAATATATATTCTTCTGAAGCGATGTTAAAATAAGGATTTGTACTTTTGTTGTGTATGAAACGCATGTCTAGACCTCCATGATTTTAAGTTTACTTTTTTAAAACTATAATATAGTTTATACTAATAATAATAAAGTTAAAATTGTAAAATGTAAAGGTGGTATAAAAAATATGAGAGTATTTATTGCAATAAATTTGGAGGAGGATATAAAAGGGTATTTGAGACGGCTTCAGAATAATATAAGTCAATACTGCCATTATGCAAATTTTACAAGGCCGGATAATTTCCATATAACTTTAAAATTTATAGGAGAGATACAAAAAGACCACATTGCTATACTTAAAAATGCTATGGATGAGGCTACGGCTGTGCATTCACCATTTTATCTTCAACTAAATAAAATAGGTTGTTTTGATAGAAGAGGTTCAAAGATTATATGGGCAGGATTAGGAGGAGATTTAAAAAAGTTGAAGAAGTTATATATATGTTTAGAGAACCAGCTAAAAGATGTTGAAAAGGATTCTAGAGTGTACAGTCCTCATATAACGCTTGCCAGGCAGGCCTCATTAACTTTGCCGTTTGATAAATTAAAGGAGAATATAAAAATAGATAAGAAATATATAAAGGTGAAAGATATTTATTTGATGCAGAGCACCAGGGAGAACAGGGTGCTTACATATAGACCTATTGCAAAGAGCAGTTTAAAACAATAACAAATGGGGAGGAGAGAAAAATATGGTTATTGATCAGAAAGATATGGAACTCCAGCTGAGGGAAAATATGAGAGGGGGGAATGGAACGGTAAAGATTAAGCATATGTTCAAAGATGAACTTCCTCAAAAATGCAGATTTTTTGCCGAGATTGTACTTGATCCCGGATGTTCTATAGGGTTTCACCAGCATGAGCAGGAGACAGAAATATATTATTTTTTAAGCGGAAAAGGGGTAGTTGATGATGATGGCGTAAAGAAGGAAGTATTTGCCGGATGTGCCATGTCTACCGGTGAAGGTAAAGGGCATTCTGTTGAGAATACGGGGGATAGCCCTCTTAAATTTATTGCAGTAATAATATTGAATTAAAAGGAGTTGTGGTACTTATGCTGGATAAAAAATGGAAAGAACTGATAAGCGGAAGTGATATAAGGGGTGTAGCTATTGATGGAATAGAGGGGGAAATGGTAAATCTCACTGAGGATATAGTACAAGCTATATCTTGTTGTTTTGGGTTATGGCTTGCCGAAAAAAAGGGAAAAGATGCTTCTGAATTAAAGGTATCTATAGGGATGGATTCCAGAATTTCGGGACCTAAGTTGAAAACTGCAGCTATACAAGGATTATGTAGGCTTGGTTGTACTGTATATGATTTTGGGATAGCGTCTACTCCTTCAATGTTCATGTCTACCGTGTTGGATGGGTATAAATATGATGGGGCGATAATGGTGACTGCCAGTCACCTTCCCTTTAACAGAAACGGATTGAAATTCTTTACATCAGAAGGAGGGCTGGAGAAAGCAGATATTGCGGATATTCTTAAAAAAGCTCAGCAAGGCCAATATGAAAAATTCCATTCAGAGGGTAAGGTGATCCGACAAGATTTTATATCTGTATATTCACAGGGGTTGGTGGACAAAATCAGACAGGAAGTAAACAATATGGATAACGATGAGAAGCCTTTAAAATCCTTTAAAATAATAGTGGATGCCGGCAATGGGGCAGGAGGCTTTTTCGCAGAGAAGGTTTTACTTCCTTTAGGTGCAAATATAGAAGGAAGTCAATATATCCAGCCTGACGGGTATTTCCCCAACCATATACCTAATCCAGAAGACGAAGATGCTGTGGAATCTATAAAACAGGCAGTGCTGGAAAACCAGGCTGATTTAGGGATAATCTTCGATGCGGATGTAGATAGGGCAGGAGTGGTGTTCAGCGATGGAAGGGAAGTGAACAGGAATAGGCTTATAGCCCTCATGTCCGCAATAGTGTTGGAGGATTATCCTGGTTCTACCGTTGTGACAGACTCCATAACTTCTACAGGACTTAAGAAGTTTATTGAAGATAAGTTGGGGGGCAAACATCACAGGTTTAAGAGGGGATACAGGAATGTGATAAATGAAGCCTTGAGGCTAAACTCGGAAGGGGAAGAATGTCATTTGGCGATAGAGACATCAGGTCATGGGGCTTTAAAAGAAAACTATTTCCTGGATGACGGTGCATATCTGGTGACCAAGATATTGATAAAGATGGCAAAGCTTAAAATGCAGGATGGCAAAGGAATAGAGAGCTTAATAGATGGGCTGGAAGAGCCGATAGAGAGCGATGAGTTCAGGATGAAGATCCTTCAAAAAGATCACAAGCGATATGGGAACAGAGTGATATCAGAATTAGAGCAATATGTTGCCCGTTGTGATGGGTGGGATGTGCTGCCTGATAATTATGAAGGTATAAGGGTGAGCTGTGATAAGGATAATGGAGATGGTTGGTTTTTGTTGAGACTTTCACTCCATGACCCTATACTTCCGTTGAATATTGAATCGGATTCATCGGGAGGAATAAAGATAATAGTCTCTAAACTGTATGAATTTTTATCAGGTTTTGAACAATTGGATATAACTTCTTTAAAAGAGTATCTATAAAGTTAATATATGAGGGACGTCAGACTATGAAAAAAAGCCTGACGTCCCTTTTGCATTATAATCGGATAGGATGGGAGTATGAATATAAAAATAATATTATTAAAAAAAATGGCAGATTTGTAACAAAAACAAGCATTATTTCGTCTAACTTTATAGAAAACTAAAATTAATCCATCAATAAAATAAAGGAGGATTTTTGTATGAGGAGGAAAAAGATAAGGATTTTTGAAAAAATGTTTTTGGCTATATGTTTAATTTGTTCTATTGCTGTCTTTCCTCATTTTTATTCCGACGATGCTGTTGTAAAAGCCCATGGGGGGCTGGTACTGAGCACCTCGTATACTGGAATAACTGTAAAGGCAGGGGATAATGTAAAATTCCCTATTAATATTGAGAATGTATCCGTGCCTTCAGGCAGTGTAGAGCTTTCTATACAATCTATCCCTGAAGGGTGGGATGGATATTTTGAGGGAGAAGGCAATAGGGTACATAAGGTATTTCTCAAAACCAAGTCGGATTTGAATGTGGACTTAAAGTTGAAGGTTCCATCCGATGTGTCGGAAGGTGAGTATACTGTTGTGATCGCTGCAAAATCGGCCAATGCCAAGGATACACTTTCGTTAAATTTAAAGGTGAGTGAACAGACTATAAGTGAGAGCAAATTTGTAGCCCAATACCCTGAATTGCAGGGGCCGGGGGATGCTGCCTTTAAATTCAGATTGGATCTTACCAATAATAGAGAAAAAGATCAATCATATAGCTTGGGCGCTCAAGCTCCCAGAGGTTGGGAGGTATCTTTCAAGCCCTCATTTGAGGATAAACAGATTGCCAGCATAAGCCTTGAGCCTGATGATAGCCAAGGTTTGGATGTAGAAGTGAAACCGGCCAATCAGGTAAAGGCTGGAGAATATACAATACCTATCACTGCTGTTTCTGCAGAGGAGCAGCTCACTACCGAATTAAAAGTAGTGATTAGCGGGACTTATGATATTAGCTTGAGCACTCCTTCGGGAAGGTTAAATGCTGAGGTATATGCAGGCAAAGAAGAGCAGGTAAATTTGAGCATAGTCAATAACGGGAGTGCAGACCTTAAGGGGATAAGTCTTACGTCAGAGCAGCCCAAAAATTGGACTGTGAGGTTCGAGCCTGCCGAGATAGATGTTTTACAGGCAGGAGAAAGTAAGCAGGTCAAAGCGTATATAAAGCCCGATGCAAAGGCCATCGCAGGTGATTATGTGGTTAGCCTGAAGGCTAGCACTCCAGAGGCAGGCAGTGATGTGGAAATGAGGGTGATGGTAAAGACCTCTACTATATGGGGTTTAGTTGGTATTGTTATAATAATATTGCTTTTATATGGATTATACTGGGTATTTAAAAAATACGGGAGACGATAACTATGAGCGGTGATAGTTCCATAATAAAAACTAAAAACCTTACAAAACGATATGGCGGACTGACTGCGGTGGATGGTCTTAATCTCGAGGTAAAATCTGGGGAGGTATTTGGATTGTTGGGACCTAATGGTGCAGGCAAGACTACCACTATACTGATGTTGTTAGGATTGACTGAACCCACTCAGGGCAAAGTATCAGTTTGCGGGTTTGATTCAATTCGTCAACCTATATCAGTAAAAAAAGTAGTGGGATACCTTCCGGACAATGTAGGTTTTTATTCGGATATGACTGGTAGGGAGAATTTAAGGTATACTGCTCACTTAAACGGTATATATAGTGAACAGGCGGAAGAACGCATATATCATCTTTTTGAAAGGGTAGGGCTTGAGGATGCAGCAAACAAAAAAGTAGGTGAATATTCTAGAGGTATGCGTCAGAGGCTGGGGATTGCAGATGTGTTGATAAAAGATCCTAAGGTAGTGATACTGGACGAACCCACCCTAGGCATAGATCCTGAAGGTGTAAAGGAGATGCTGGATTTGATAGTGGATCTTTCCCGAAAAGATGGAAGAACTATTCTATTGTCTTCTCATTTGTTGCATCAAGTACAAAAAATATGCGATAGAGTAGGCATATTTATAAAAGGAAAACTCTTGGCATGTGGTCCTATCGATGCGCTGGAAGAGCAGGTTTATAATAGTATGCCTTATGTTATCGAATTGGGGGTAAAACCCCAAGATGATAAATTGATAGCATTGTTGAATGATATGACGGGAGTGTTAGATATACAAAAAACTTCCAATGATATGATAATTGTTAACTGTAGCAATGATATAAGCCAACAGATTGCGCAAAATCTAATACAAAACCACTATATGCTATATCATTTGAGATTACAAGAAAAGAGCTTGGAGGACATATACAGCCGTTATTTTGAGGGAAAGGAGTGATTTTAATAAGATGAATGATAGAGCCGGTCTTGTGGTTTTATACAAGAAAGAGCTTGCAGATCATATAAGAAGCAAAAGATTTTTGATAATAGTAGTTTTAATAACCATTGTAGGTATTGCCAGCATTTATAGTGCTGCAAGCGGAATACAGAAGGCAGTTGAGCAGGAAGGGAATGAATTTGTATTCTTGCGTTTGTTCAGCAGTAGCGGTGGTTCCCTTCCCTCCTTTATATCATTTATTTCATTTTTGGGACCCTTGATAGGTTTATCATTGGGATTTGACGGGATAAACGGAGAAATGGCCAGGGGTACAATGAGCAGATTACTAGCCCAACCTATACACAGAGATGCTGTCATAAATGGTAAATTCTTGGCAGGGGTAAGCGTTTTAAGTATAATGACATTTTCTTTGGGTACCGCAGTAGGCGCTATAGGTATTATAATAACGGGAGTTCCTCCATCGGGTGAGGAATTGGCAAGAATATTGATATTTTTGATTTTTACTGTGATCTATATGTCATTATGGCTTGCAGTATCTTTGCTATTTTCATTGATATTCAAACAAACAGCAACGTCTGCCCTTGCGGGGATAGCTTTGTGGTTGATTTTTGCTATATTTATCGGGCTGTTAGCAGGATTGGTGGCAGATGCTATGTTTCCGGTTAATCAAAACGCCGATGCCATCATGTCCATGAAAAACCAGCGGACTAGGCAATTTATAAACAGGATATCTCCTGTTATGATATATAACGAGGTAGTGATTACGTTGCTAAATCCCGGAGTGAGGGTGCTGGGGCCTATATTTTCCGAGCAATTAGATATGGCGATTTCAGGGGCTTTACCCTTAGGACAAAGCCTGCTGCTGATATGGCCTCACCTGGTAACTCTTATTGCAGCTACTCTTATATGTTTTAGTATATCATATGTCATATTTATGAGAGAGGAAATCAGGGCCGTATGATAAAATAGGGGTGGTTTTAATGATGAGGAGTATAGGCGAGTATAGCATATTAGATAGTGAAGAGCAAAAAAAACAACAGCTTGAATATCTGATGAGGCGTTTTGGGGACAAGGTATTAAAACTTGCTTATTATTATTTAAGGGACTATCATCAAGCTGAGGATATAGCCCAGGAGGTGTTTTGCAGGGTATATAAGAATTTAGAAAATTTTAATCACAGAAGCTCCTATTTTACTTGGATATACCGTATAACTATAAATTTATGCAAAGATTATATGAAATCAGCTTTTTTTAGGCGAATAGTCCCTTGGCGAGATATATCTCAGTTTAAAGTTAAGGATGATCAAACCTCCAGGTTGATGGAAGCTGTTGAGGGAGGAGAGATATTCCAAAAAGTAATGGATCTGCCCATAAAATACAGGTCTGTAATAGTTTTGAGATATTTTGAGGGCCTATCCGATAAAGATATATCTGATATTTTGCAAATATCGGAAAGTGCCGTCAGGACCAGGATTCATAGAGCCAAAAAAATGCTTAAATCCATTCTATCTAGGGAGGAGGAGCTTTATGGATGACAGAGAGCTGGGCAAAAAGTTAGAGATTGCTTCAAAACAGGCTGAACAATTTTTTGCAAATTTTAAATTTGACCGGTACAGAAAAGTTGTTCACCAAAAAGCAAAGCAAAATACAGCTACTTATGAGAACTCCTCCGGCTGGGGTACAAAACTCAAAGGATTTGCTGCTATTGCTGTTATTTTTGTTTTGTTGATCTCAATTCCGCATTTTTTGTTTACAGGTAAAAATGACCATGTTTCGGATAATAACCAACCTATTATCCAACAGCCCATTATAATATACAAAAATAGAGGCGCTGCCCAATACAACTTATTCCCTGTATTATATATTCCAGTGGAGAAATCAATTATCGGGGAAAATCCATCTATTGCTATTTGTATAATTTCACCGCAAAAAGTCGTTAGCCAATCAAATTATACTGCTGGCTTTGATATATTATATCAAAGTAAAGATATAATGATAATACAATGGGTGGAGGGAGAAGATATACTTAAAAAAACAAATGTGAAGGTTATCCCATTAAACTAGGCTAATAGGAGTGTGTCTAGGGAAAAGGCACCCCTATTCGCCTAGTTTATATATTCTGATAAACTTTATTGAATATAAGTCTGCTATTAATAAGTCCTCAGCTTGGGCCTTTGTTATGATAATATAATTTTTACCTACCTCTTTGATGATACCTTCCCTATCAATGAACAAGTTTGTACCTATCAAAAATTCAATCTTAACTTTTTTTCCAATATGCTTTTGCAGGTACTCTTTTATATAATCCACATCCTTTACAGTCGGTGATCCTTCATGAGACGGGATTAGCGAGGGATAAATACAATTCATTTTTGTCTCCTCTCATTTTAAATTATTATGAAAATACTTTATTTATTATATTAATATTCTCTGTAATATGTTACATATTTTTATATATAAGTTTATATATACATTAATATATATAGTATATTGTTTAGCTGAACATATTCAGCAAGATAATACTGAACAACACAAGATATAATATAGTCTTTATCGACCCATATTGTTAGAATTAGAATAAATTAATTGTAAGGGGGAGATGATATGGCTCATATGACGGGAAAACAGCTGATATATAAAGTTATGCAACATGAAAAAGCACTTAATAGAATACCATGGGTGCCATTTGCGGGGGTCCATGCCGGCAAGTTGACAGGATATAATGCAATCAAAGTATTGACTGATCAGGACAAATTATTTGAGTCGCTGGTAAAAGTGAATGAGATCTATAAACCTGACGGTTTACCCATAATGTTCGATCTTCAGATCGAAGCGGAGATACTGGGATGCGAGCTGATGTGGGATGAGAAGGCGCCTCCTTCGGTAAAGACTCATCCACTGGAATTAAAAGATCAGATACCTGACTACATTCCGAAGGAGCAGGACGGAAGGATACCCATAGCATTAAATGTAATTGATAGGCTCAGAAAAGAAGGGAGAGTGAAAGATACTGCACTATACGGATTGGTATGCGGACCTTTTACTCTTGCATCACACCTTAGGGGAAACAATATCTTCATGGATATGATAGATAAACCTGAATATGTAAAAGAGCTTTTAGATTATGCCTCAAAAGTTACTGTACAGATGTCAAAATATTATATCCAAGCCGGCATCGATGTGGTTGCTGTTGTAGATCCTCTGGTATCTCAGATATCTCCCATTCACTTCAATGAATTTCTGACTGATGTATTTAAACAAATATTTTCATATATAAGACAGCAAGGGGTCTTTTCATCTTTCTTTGTATGCGGAAATGCTACCAGGAACATTGAAGAGATGTGTAAAACATCACCTGATTGTATATCAATAGATGAAAATATTGATATGGTAGAAGCTAAAGAGATAACAGATAAATATGACATAGCCATAGGGGGTAATATCCCTTTAACATCCATAATGTTATACGGTTCCCAGCAGGATAACATGAGATATACTGTTGAGCTTTTGGATAGCTTGAGCTATGATAATTTGATAATTTCTCCCGGATGTGATATGCCTTATGATATACCTCCTGAAAATGTGATAGGTGTACAACAAGCTATAGAAGACACAGAGGGAATAAAGGCTATGTTGGAAAACTACAAATATCAGGACGAAGCAATGGAAGAGATGGAAATAGATATTCCGGAATATGAAAGATTAGAAAAACCTTTGATAGAGATCTTCACCATTGATTCAGCCACCTGTGCTGCCTGTACTTATATGGTTGATGCTGTTAAGGTAGCTAAGGAACATTTTGGGGATAGCATTGATTATATGGAATACAAAGCTACCAATCGAGAAAATATTTTCAGAGCTAAAAAAATGGGGATAAAAAACCTGCCCTGCATTCTTATCAACGGAGAGCTCAAATATTCCTCCATCATACCTGATAGAAAAGAGTTATTTGAAGAAATAGAGAGGTATATAAACAATGCAAAATAAAAAGAGTATAGATATATATTTGATAACAGGATTCTTGGGATCGGGAAAGACAACCTTGATAAAAAACTTGATCAAAGATAATCCCGGTTTCAAAGTAGGGGTTGTAGTAAATGAGTTCGGGCAGGTAGGGATAGATGGTAGCCTTATAAAAGAAGACGGAATTGATTTGTTTGAGATAAATAATGGTTCTATATTTTGCAGCTGTCTGCAAACTACATTTTCCAAAGCATTGGTAGAGCTTTCTAGATTATCGGTGGATCTGTTGTTGATAGAGAGTTCAGGGGTTTCAGATCCATCCAATATGGAAGCCATCCTTGAAAGCATTAAATCCAGTGCATATGCTGAGTTGAAATATAAAGGGAGTATATGTTTGGTGGATGCCACAAACATAATGAAATTAATTCAGGTTTCTCAAGCAGTAGAAAGACAAGTGCTGTACGGGGATTATATTATAATAAATAAAACTGATCTTGTTTCTGAAACCATTGTAAATGATATTGAAAAATTGATAAGAGAGATCAATCCGTATGCAGTGACAAAGAAAGCTGAATATGCAAACGTGCAGGATATTCTTTCTGATATAACATTTATAGAAAATAAAAATGCATCATCCAAGGAAAGCTGTAATACTCCTTCATCCAGACCTCCTGTGATTTATATCAAATCGAAAGACGATTTTGATAAAAAACGGTTTAAAGAATTTGTAAATGCAATACAGGACAAGGCATTCAGGATAAAAGGATTTTTCTTGCTGGATGGGTTCTGGCATCATATAGACGGAGTAAATCAAGAGTTAATTATAAAGCCTGTAAATATAAGCAGGGATTTTTCAGAGCTAATAATTTTCCCCAATACTGATGAAAGAGCCATTCAAGACATCCAAAAGATTTGCAGCACTCATATGCCAGACGGGACAGGTATATTTATAAAAACGTTTGTAAAAAGTTGACCAACATCAATGATGGGTGTAAAAACACAGTCTATCCGACTGTGTTTTTATT
This genomic window from Clostridia bacterium contains:
- a CDS encoding sigma-70 family RNA polymerase sigma factor gives rise to the protein MMRSIGEYSILDSEEQKKQQLEYLMRRFGDKVLKLAYYYLRDYHQAEDIAQEVFCRVYKNLENFNHRSSYFTWIYRITINLCKDYMKSAFFRRIVPWRDISQFKVKDDQTSRLMEAVEGGEIFQKVMDLPIKYRSVIVLRYFEGLSDKDISDILQISESAVRTRIHRAKKMLKSILSREEELYG
- a CDS encoding ABC transporter permease subunit, with the translated sequence MNDRAGLVVLYKKELADHIRSKRFLIIVVLITIVGIASIYSAASGIQKAVEQEGNEFVFLRLFSSSGGSLPSFISFISFLGPLIGLSLGFDGINGEMARGTMSRLLAQPIHRDAVINGKFLAGVSVLSIMTFSLGTAVGAIGIIITGVPPSGEELARILIFLIFTVIYMSLWLAVSLLFSLIFKQTATSALAGIALWLIFAIFIGLLAGLVADAMFPVNQNADAIMSMKNQRTRQFINRISPVMIYNEVVITLLNPGVRVLGPIFSEQLDMAISGALPLGQSLLLIWPHLVTLIAATLICFSISYVIFMREEIRAV
- a CDS encoding CobW family GTP-binding protein yields the protein MQNKKSIDIYLITGFLGSGKTTLIKNLIKDNPGFKVGVVVNEFGQVGIDGSLIKEDGIDLFEINNGSIFCSCLQTTFSKALVELSRLSVDLLLIESSGVSDPSNMEAILESIKSSAYAELKYKGSICLVDATNIMKLIQVSQAVERQVLYGDYIIINKTDLVSETIVNDIEKLIREINPYAVTKKAEYANVQDILSDITFIENKNASSKESCNTPSSRPPVIYIKSKDDFDKKRFKEFVNAIQDKAFRIKGFFLLDGFWHHIDGVNQELIIKPVNISRDFSELIIFPNTDERAIQDIQKICSTHMPDGTGIFIKTFVKS
- a CDS encoding uroporphyrinogen decarboxylase family protein — translated: MTGKQLIYKVMQHEKALNRIPWVPFAGVHAGKLTGYNAIKVLTDQDKLFESLVKVNEIYKPDGLPIMFDLQIEAEILGCELMWDEKAPPSVKTHPLELKDQIPDYIPKEQDGRIPIALNVIDRLRKEGRVKDTALYGLVCGPFTLASHLRGNNIFMDMIDKPEYVKELLDYASKVTVQMSKYYIQAGIDVVAVVDPLVSQISPIHFNEFLTDVFKQIFSYIRQQGVFSSFFVCGNATRNIEEMCKTSPDCISIDENIDMVEAKEITDKYDIAIGGNIPLTSIMLYGSQQDNMRYTVELLDSLSYDNLIISPGCDMPYDIPPENVIGVQQAIEDTEGIKAMLENYKYQDEAMEEMEIDIPEYERLEKPLIEIFTIDSATCAACTYMVDAVKVAKEHFGDSIDYMEYKATNRENIFRAKKMGIKNLPCILINGELKYSSIIPDRKELFEEIERYINNAK